From a region of the Syngnathus scovelli strain Florida chromosome 19, RoL_Ssco_1.2, whole genome shotgun sequence genome:
- the hcn3 gene encoding potassium/sodium hyperpolarization-activated cyclic nucleotide-gated channel 2 isoform X2: MTSPSRSLGDQKGMKESPRHKPDTPYYRSWSSLRFSRWRSGSQKATCPGTPSSKTDKHNDVSQTLFSLVQTHNDDYTADPAGLLDNDEVDDDYEEAEPDRSTYFQKQLGSMLQPGVNKFSLRMFGSHKGVAAEQARVKSFGVWIIHPYSNFRFYWDLVMLLLMMSNLVILPWGITFFEDQNTIPWITFNMLSDTLFLMDLVFNFRTGILGEDSHIILDPKCIRLHYLRSWFLVDFISSIPVDYIFLVVDLESLQDSTDVYRTARALRIVRFTKILSLLRLLRLSRLIRYVHQWEEMFNMTYDLASAVVRIINLIGMMLLLCHWDGCLTFMVPMLQDFPADCWVSKNNMVNATWHVQYSYATFMAMSHMLCIGYGAHPPEGMTDVWLTMISMVVGATCYAMFLGHATNLVQSLDASHRHYQEKYKQVEQYMSFHKLPADLRQRIHDYYEQRFQGKMFDEDSILGELSDPLKEEIVSYNCRGLVANMPLFANTDPHFVTVILTKLHFEVFQPADFIIREGTLGRKMYFIQHGTVVVIPRGSKEIRLSDGAYFGEICLLTQGRRTASVKAETYCRLYSLSVDSFNEVLEEHPLMRRAFESAAVDRLGRVARRPSHQPPPNE; this comes from the exons ATGACCAGCCCCTCGAGGAGCCTGGGTGACCAGAAGGGCATGAAAGAAAGTCCTAGACACAAACCCGACACACCGTATTACCGTAGCTGGAGCAGTCTTCGATTCTCCCGATGGCGGAGCGGCTCCCAGAAAGCCACCTGCCCTGGAACGCCTTCCTCAAAGACGGACAAACACAACGACGTGAGCCAGACTCTTTTCTCGTTGGTCCAAACTCACAACGACGACTACACGGCCGACCCCGCCGGGCTTCTGGACAACGACGAGGTTGACGACGATTACGAGGAAGCCGAGCCAGACCGGTCCACGtatttccagaagcagctcggaTCCATGTTGCAGCCCGGCGTCAACAAGTTCTCCCTGCGCATGTTCGGCAGCCACAAAGGGGTCGCCGCCGAGCAGGCCAGGGTCAAGTCGTTCGGAGTGTGGATCATCCATCCTTACAGCAATTTCAG GTTCTACTGGGATCTAGTGATGCTCCTCCTCATGATGAGCAACCTGGTGATCTTACCATGGGGCATCACGTTCTTCGAAGACCAGAACACCATCCCGTGGATCACCTTCAATATGCTGTCTGACACTCTCTTCCTCATGGACCTGGTCTTCAACTTCCGCACGGGGATCCTGGGCGAGGACAGCCACATCATTCTGGACCCTAAGTGCATCCGCCTGCACTACCTGCGCTCCTGGTTCCTGGTCGACTTCATCTCGTCCATTCCGGTGGACTACATCTTCTTGGTGGTGGACCTGGAGTCTCTGCAGGACTCGACCGACGTGTACCGGACAGCTCGAGCCCTTCGCATTGTGCGTTTTACCAAGATCCTCAGCCTGCTACGACTCCTGCGCTTATCCCGACTCATCCGCTACGTCCACCAATGGGAGGAG ATGTTCAACATGACGTACGACCTGGCCAGCGCCGTGGTGCGCATCATCAACTTGATCGGCATGATGCTACTGCTGTGCCACTGGGACGGCTGCCTCACCTTCATGGTGCCCATGCTGCAGGACTTCCCCGCAGACTGCTGGGTGTCCAAGAACAACATGGTG AACGCCACGTGGCACGTCCAGTACTCGTACGCCACGTTCATGGCCATGAGTCACATGCTGTGCATCGGTTATGGCGCCCACCCCCCGGAGGGCATGACTGATGTGTGGCTGACCATGATCAGCATGGTGGTGGGCGCCACTTGCTACGCCATGTTCCTGGGCCACGCTACCAACCTGGTGCAGTCCTTGGACGCCTCGCACCGACACTACCAGGAGAAG TACAAGCAAGTGGAACAGTACATGTCGTTCCACAAGCTGCCCGCGGACTTGCGGCAGAGGATCCACGATTATTACGAGCAACGTTTCCAAGGGAAGATGTTTGACGAGGATAGCATCCTGGGAGAGCTCAGTGATCCGCTAAAAGAG GAAATCGTCAGCTACAACTGTCGTGGTCTGGTGGCCAACATGCCCCTCTTCGCCAACACCGACCCTCACTTCGTGACCGTGATCCTCACCAAGCTCCACTTCGAGGTCTTCCAGCCGGCAGACTTCATCATACGGGAGGGAACGCTGGGTCGGAAAATGTACTTCATCCAGCACGGCACCGTCGTGGTCATCCCGCGAGGCAGCAAGGAGATCAGACTAAGCGACGGGGCCTATTTTGGGG AGATCTGTCTGCTGACTCAAGGCCGACGCACAGCTAGCGTGAAGGCCGAGACGTACTGTCGACTCTACTCGCTGAGTGTGGACAGCTTCAACGAAGTGCTGGAGGAGCACCCGCTCATGAGGCGGGCCTTCGAGAGCGCGGCTGTAGACCGACTGGGCCGGGTCGCCAGGAGGCCCAGCCACCAGCCTCCCCCAAACGAGTGA
- the hcn3 gene encoding potassium/sodium hyperpolarization-activated cyclic nucleotide-gated channel 2 isoform X1 has product MATDSCQVMLRGLSRRERHVDFCGLRWRSKRGGSFRSPSRSLGDQKGMKESPRHKPDTPYYRSWSSLRFSRWRSGSQKATCPGTPSSKTDKHNDVSQTLFSLVQTHNDDYTADPAGLLDNDEVDDDYEEAEPDRSTYFQKQLGSMLQPGVNKFSLRMFGSHKGVAAEQARVKSFGVWIIHPYSNFRFYWDLVMLLLMMSNLVILPWGITFFEDQNTIPWITFNMLSDTLFLMDLVFNFRTGILGEDSHIILDPKCIRLHYLRSWFLVDFISSIPVDYIFLVVDLESLQDSTDVYRTARALRIVRFTKILSLLRLLRLSRLIRYVHQWEEMFNMTYDLASAVVRIINLIGMMLLLCHWDGCLTFMVPMLQDFPADCWVSKNNMVNATWHVQYSYATFMAMSHMLCIGYGAHPPEGMTDVWLTMISMVVGATCYAMFLGHATNLVQSLDASHRHYQEKYKQVEQYMSFHKLPADLRQRIHDYYEQRFQGKMFDEDSILGELSDPLKEEIVSYNCRGLVANMPLFANTDPHFVTVILTKLHFEVFQPADFIIREGTLGRKMYFIQHGTVVVIPRGSKEIRLSDGAYFGEICLLTQGRRTASVKAETYCRLYSLSVDSFNEVLEEHPLMRRAFESAAVDRLGRVARRPSHQPPPNE; this is encoded by the exons ATGGCTACAGATAGCTGCCAGGTTATGCTCCGTGGGCTGAGCCGGCGGGAACGGCACGTTGACTTCTGTGGACTCCGCTGGAGAAGCAAACGCGGTGGATCATTCCGAAG CCCCTCGAGGAGCCTGGGTGACCAGAAGGGCATGAAAGAAAGTCCTAGACACAAACCCGACACACCGTATTACCGTAGCTGGAGCAGTCTTCGATTCTCCCGATGGCGGAGCGGCTCCCAGAAAGCCACCTGCCCTGGAACGCCTTCCTCAAAGACGGACAAACACAACGACGTGAGCCAGACTCTTTTCTCGTTGGTCCAAACTCACAACGACGACTACACGGCCGACCCCGCCGGGCTTCTGGACAACGACGAGGTTGACGACGATTACGAGGAAGCCGAGCCAGACCGGTCCACGtatttccagaagcagctcggaTCCATGTTGCAGCCCGGCGTCAACAAGTTCTCCCTGCGCATGTTCGGCAGCCACAAAGGGGTCGCCGCCGAGCAGGCCAGGGTCAAGTCGTTCGGAGTGTGGATCATCCATCCTTACAGCAATTTCAG GTTCTACTGGGATCTAGTGATGCTCCTCCTCATGATGAGCAACCTGGTGATCTTACCATGGGGCATCACGTTCTTCGAAGACCAGAACACCATCCCGTGGATCACCTTCAATATGCTGTCTGACACTCTCTTCCTCATGGACCTGGTCTTCAACTTCCGCACGGGGATCCTGGGCGAGGACAGCCACATCATTCTGGACCCTAAGTGCATCCGCCTGCACTACCTGCGCTCCTGGTTCCTGGTCGACTTCATCTCGTCCATTCCGGTGGACTACATCTTCTTGGTGGTGGACCTGGAGTCTCTGCAGGACTCGACCGACGTGTACCGGACAGCTCGAGCCCTTCGCATTGTGCGTTTTACCAAGATCCTCAGCCTGCTACGACTCCTGCGCTTATCCCGACTCATCCGCTACGTCCACCAATGGGAGGAG ATGTTCAACATGACGTACGACCTGGCCAGCGCCGTGGTGCGCATCATCAACTTGATCGGCATGATGCTACTGCTGTGCCACTGGGACGGCTGCCTCACCTTCATGGTGCCCATGCTGCAGGACTTCCCCGCAGACTGCTGGGTGTCCAAGAACAACATGGTG AACGCCACGTGGCACGTCCAGTACTCGTACGCCACGTTCATGGCCATGAGTCACATGCTGTGCATCGGTTATGGCGCCCACCCCCCGGAGGGCATGACTGATGTGTGGCTGACCATGATCAGCATGGTGGTGGGCGCCACTTGCTACGCCATGTTCCTGGGCCACGCTACCAACCTGGTGCAGTCCTTGGACGCCTCGCACCGACACTACCAGGAGAAG TACAAGCAAGTGGAACAGTACATGTCGTTCCACAAGCTGCCCGCGGACTTGCGGCAGAGGATCCACGATTATTACGAGCAACGTTTCCAAGGGAAGATGTTTGACGAGGATAGCATCCTGGGAGAGCTCAGTGATCCGCTAAAAGAG GAAATCGTCAGCTACAACTGTCGTGGTCTGGTGGCCAACATGCCCCTCTTCGCCAACACCGACCCTCACTTCGTGACCGTGATCCTCACCAAGCTCCACTTCGAGGTCTTCCAGCCGGCAGACTTCATCATACGGGAGGGAACGCTGGGTCGGAAAATGTACTTCATCCAGCACGGCACCGTCGTGGTCATCCCGCGAGGCAGCAAGGAGATCAGACTAAGCGACGGGGCCTATTTTGGGG AGATCTGTCTGCTGACTCAAGGCCGACGCACAGCTAGCGTGAAGGCCGAGACGTACTGTCGACTCTACTCGCTGAGTGTGGACAGCTTCAACGAAGTGCTGGAGGAGCACCCGCTCATGAGGCGGGCCTTCGAGAGCGCGGCTGTAGACCGACTGGGCCGGGTCGCCAGGAGGCCCAGCCACCAGCCTCCCCCAAACGAGTGA
- the LOC125987224 gene encoding phosphatidylinositol 4-phosphate 5-kinase type-1 alpha has product MATAAVAEEPQGLQSHPGNSTEAGKEIPGISPAPVVKKTIGHRGVDQTGKTVYKKTPSWALQGAIQLGITHTVCSLAQKSERDVLLQDFEEVESIYFPSEGSSHTPAHHYGDFRFKTYAPIAFRYFREMFCIQPDDYMCSLCSEDLIELSNPGASGSLFYLSHDDQFIMKTVQHKEAEFLQKLLPGYFMNLNQNKRTLLPKFYGLYCIQTNGTNIRIVVMNNLLPSSVQLHLKFDLKGSTYNRRASSKERAKALPTFKDLDFLQDMPDGMLLDPDMYNAFCKTVQRDCLVLQSFKIMDYSLLLGINVVDHAGGEMMQPEPAAERKKPQNQKFLYSTPMEAIQAEARDAGSPGSHDPTGGIPARNSKGQRLLIYIGIIDILQSYRFVKMLEHTWKALVQDADTVSVHRPDFYADRFQKFMCNTVFKKIQLKTSPSKRRHSTIRKTDSGTAQQAEQSGSQNQNQNKQLIVKDESQQPVIKDEKNSADKEDGSQENGVEETPKSSEANGKT; this is encoded by the exons ATGGCCACAGCCGCAGTTGCAGAGGAGCCGCAGGGGCTTCAGAGCCACCCTGGCA ATTCTACTGAGGCTGGGAAAGAG ATTCCAGGAATTAGCCCTGCCCCAGTTGTCAAGAAAACTATTGGCCACCGAGGAGTGGATCAAACTGGGAAAACTGTATACAAAAAG ACTCCCTCATGGGCTCTACAAGGCGCTATCCAGTTGGGAATCACGCACACTGTGTGCAGCTTGGCTCAGAAGTCCGAGCGAGACGTACTGCTGCAGGACTTCGAAGAGGTGGAGAGCATCTACTTTCCCAG TGAGGGTAGCAGTCACACGCCGGCGCACCACTATGGAGACTTCAGGTTCAAGACGTACGCTCCCATCGCATTTCGCTACTTCAGGGAGATGTTTTGCATTCAGCCAGATGACTACATg TGTTCCCTGTGTAGCGAGGACCTGATCGAGCTGTCCAACCCGGGAGCCAGCGGGTCGCTCTTCTACCTCTCCCACGATGACCAGTTCATCATGAAGACGGTGCAGCACAAGGAGGCTGAGTTTCTGCAGAAGCTCCTTCCTGGATACTTCATG AACCTGAACCAGAACAAGCGGACCCTGCTACCCAAGTTCTACGGTCTCTACTGCATCCAGACAAACGGCACCAACATCCGCATCGTGGTTATGAACAACCTGCTGCCCTCCTCGGTCCAGCTGCACCTCAAATTTGACCTGAAGGGCTCCACGTACAACCGCAGGGCCTCCTCCAAAGAACGGGCCAAGGCTTTACCTACCTTTAAGGACCTGGACTTCCTGCAGGACATGCCTGATGGGATGCTGCTGGATCCCGACATGTACAACGCCTTCTGCAAGACGGTCCAGCGGGACTGCCTG GTGCTGCAGAGTTTCAAGATCATGGACTACAGCCTACTGCTTGGGATTAACGTGGTGGATCATGCCGGAGGAGAAATGATGCAGCCAGAGCCGGCAGCAGAGAGGAAGAAGCCGCAGAACCAGAAGTTCCTGTACAGCACGCCCATGGAGGCCATCCAGGCGGAAGCCAGGGACGCCGGCTCGCCGGGAAGCCACGACCC CACGGGAGGGATTCCAGCCCGAAACTCCAAAGGCCAAAGACTCCTGATCTACATTGGCATCATTGACATTCTACAGTCATACAG ATTCGTCAAGATGCTGGAGCACACGTGGAAAGCTCTGGTTCAAGACGCG GACACGGTTTCGGTGCACAGACCGGATTTCTACGCCGACCGATTCCAGAAGTTCATGTGCAACACGGTCTTCAAGAAAATCCAAT TGAAGACATCACCATCCAAGAGGCGCCATAGCACTATAAGGAAAACCGACAGTGGCACAGCTCAGCAGGCAGAACAGAGCGGCAGCCAGAACCAGAACCAGAATAAGCAGCTCATCGTAAAGGACGAGAGCCAGCAGCCCGTAATAAAGGATGAGAAAAACTCGGCGGACAAAGAGGACGGGTCCCAGGAAAACG GTGTAGAGGAAACACCGAAATCTAGTGAGGCGAATGGAAAGACCTGA
- the psmd4a gene encoding 26S proteasome non-ATPase regulatory subunit 4a yields the protein MVLESTMVCVDNSEYMRNGDFLPTRLQAQQDAVNIVCHSKTRSNPENNVGLITMANNCEVLTTLTPDSGRILSKLHAVQPRGNISFCTGIRVAHLALKHRQGKNHKMRIIAFVGSPVEDNEKELVKMAKRLKKEKVNVDIINFGEEELNTEKLTAFINTLNGKEGAGSHLVTVPPGPSLADALLSSPILAGEGGSMMGLGASDFEFGVDPSADPELALALRVSMEEQRQRQEEEARRATAASVTEGSVPMPAVDESEEALLKMSVSQPETGAAVIPDFSSMTEEEQIAYAMQMSLAGGEYSEMDTGVPMEAADSVKEEDDYDVMQDPEFLQSVLENLPGVDPNNEAIRNAMGSLASQTGNKPDAKKDDEKKK from the exons ATGGTGCTCGAAAGTACTATGGTTTG tgtggacaaCAGCGAATATATGCGAAATGGAGACTTTCTACCCACAAGGCTGCAAGCGCAGCAAGATGCCGTCAACATCGTGTGTCACTCCAAAACACGTAGCAACCCTGAGAACAACGTGGGCCTCATCACTATGGCCAA TAACTGTGAGGTGCTGACCACGTTGACGCCAGATTCTGGACGCATCCTATCCAAACTTCATGCTGTGCAGCCTAGAGGCAACATAAGCTTCTGCACGGGCATTAGAGTGGCTCAT CTGGCTTTAAAGCATCGCCAAGGTAAAAACCACAAGATGCGAATCATCGCCTTTGTGGGGAGTCCCGTGGAGGATAACGAAAAGGAA CTTGTCAAAATGGCTAAGCGCTTGAAAAAGGAGAAGGTGAATGTGGATATTATCAATTTTGGAGAGGAG GAGTTAAACACAGAGAAGCTGACAGCCTTCATCAACACACTGAACGGCAAGGAGGGGGCAGGCTCTCACCTCGTCACAGTCCCCCCGGGGCCCAGTCTGGCCGACGCTCTGCTCTCCTCACCCATCTTAGCGGGCGAGGGTGGCTCCATGATGGGTCTTGGCGCCAGCGACTTTGAGTTTGGCGTCGACCCCAGCGCCGACCCAGAACTTGCCCTG GCCTTGCGCGTGTccatggaggagcagcggcagaGGCAAGAGGAGGAAGCCCGCAGAGCCACGGCTGCGTCGGTGACCGAGGGGAGCGTGCCCATGCCTGCAGTGGATG AATCAGAGGAGGCTTTACTGAAGATGTCCGTGTCTCAGCCCGAGACGGGCGCTGCCGTGATACCTGACTTCAGCAGCATGACGGAGGAAGAGCAGATCGCCTATGCCATGCAGATGTCTCTTGCCGGAGGAG AATATAGTGAGATGGACACAGGTGTTCCAATGGAGGCTGCAGACTCTGTCAAA GAGGAAGACGACTACGACGTAATGCAAGACCCCGAGTTTCTGCAGAGCGTGTTGGAGAACCTGCCCGGCGTGGACCCCAACAACGAAGCCATTCGCAACGCCATGGGCTCCCTGGCCTCCCAGACGGGCAACAAGCCTGATGCCAAAAAAGATGACGAGAAGAAGAAATGA